A genomic stretch from Halogranum gelatinilyticum includes:
- a CDS encoding response regulator: MFSQQDAPITVLHVDDDEAFLDLSKATLEVHEELVVETETDAEAALERLRDGGIDCVVSDYQMDEMDGLAFLTALREFDSDLPVVFFTGHGSERVAAEAIHAGVTDYLQKGTDKAFLFLRNRVQTLVANDRAARAAQEAEARVRQLYERISDGFLAVDADWTVTYLNSPAETLFDCTADDVVGRPLGETLPALTERAFGAGLRAAVDDGESRTFEAHYPPLDRWISVVAYPADDGVSLFARDITEYKRAETKVEEMRNRVDTAESQFRTLREKVSRPAAPFR, translated from the coding sequence ATGTTTTCTCAGCAGGACGCGCCGATCACCGTGCTCCACGTCGATGACGACGAGGCCTTCCTCGACCTGTCGAAGGCGACGCTCGAAGTCCACGAGGAGCTGGTCGTCGAGACCGAAACTGACGCCGAGGCGGCTCTCGAACGGCTCCGAGACGGCGGCATCGACTGTGTCGTCTCCGACTACCAGATGGACGAGATGGACGGGCTGGCGTTTCTGACGGCCCTCAGAGAGTTCGATTCGGACCTCCCGGTCGTCTTCTTCACGGGCCACGGGAGCGAGCGCGTCGCCGCCGAAGCCATCCACGCTGGCGTCACCGACTACCTCCAGAAGGGGACCGACAAGGCGTTTCTCTTCCTCCGGAACCGGGTGCAGACGCTCGTCGCCAACGACCGCGCCGCCCGCGCCGCCCAGGAGGCCGAGGCACGCGTCCGCCAACTCTACGAGCGTATCAGCGACGGCTTCCTCGCCGTCGACGCCGACTGGACGGTGACGTATCTCAACTCCCCGGCCGAGACACTCTTCGACTGCACGGCCGACGACGTCGTCGGCCGCCCGCTCGGGGAGACGCTGCCCGCGCTCACCGAACGGGCGTTCGGGGCGGGGCTGCGCGCCGCCGTCGACGACGGCGAGTCCCGGACGTTCGAGGCACACTACCCGCCGTTGGACCGCTGGATCTCCGTCGTCGCCTACCCCGCTGACGACGGCGTCTCGCTGTTCGCCCGCGACATCACCGAGTACAAGCGCGCCGAGACGAAGGTCGAGGAGATGCGCAACCGCGTCGACACCGCCGAGTCACAGTTCCGCACGCTGCGCGAGAAAGTGTCGCGGCCCGCCGCACCGTTCCGCTGA
- a CDS encoding metal-dependent hydrolase, with amino-acid sequence MMATTHALAGAVLGTLVFLVAPEVGVVAVAAAAFGGLFPDFDLYAGHRKTLHFPVYFSALAVPATVLALAVPTTLSVAVALFLAGAALHSVMDAFGGGLELKPWQGTSDRAVYDHFRGRWVPPRRWIRYDGAPEDLLLAGTFAALPLAVFDGPVQSAVVVALAVSAVYALLRKPLVAVAERVVAALPTHVLDRLPERFVEDFR; translated from the coding sequence ATGATGGCAACTACGCACGCCCTCGCAGGGGCCGTGCTCGGAACCCTCGTGTTCCTCGTCGCGCCGGAGGTCGGCGTCGTGGCCGTTGCCGCGGCGGCCTTCGGCGGGCTGTTCCCCGACTTCGACCTCTACGCCGGCCACCGCAAGACGCTGCACTTCCCGGTGTACTTCTCGGCACTCGCAGTCCCGGCGACGGTGCTCGCGCTCGCCGTGCCGACGACGCTGTCGGTCGCGGTCGCGCTGTTTCTCGCCGGCGCGGCCCTCCACTCCGTGATGGACGCCTTCGGCGGCGGCCTCGAACTGAAACCGTGGCAGGGCACCTCCGACCGCGCGGTCTACGACCACTTCCGGGGTCGGTGGGTCCCGCCGCGACGGTGGATCCGCTACGACGGCGCGCCCGAGGACCTCCTGCTCGCCGGGACGTTCGCCGCGCTCCCGCTCGCCGTCTTCGACGGCCCGGTCCAGTCGGCCGTGGTCGTCGCCCTCGCGGTCTCTGCGGTCTACGCGCTGCTCAGAAAGCCGCTCGTCGCCGTCGCCGAACGCGTCGTCGCCGCGCTGCCGACGCACGTCCTCGACCGACTGCCCGAACGGTTCGTCGAGGACTTCCGCTGA
- a CDS encoding potassium channel family protein, translating into MRFVIVGYGRVGSRTARILMEEGHDVVIVENVHEKVERASEAGFEVIEGDGSNETVLEKADLDSADAIGGLTGDPNINFAACMIGKEHGCRSVLRIDEDYRKEIYEQYAEDVDEIIYPERLGAAGAKTALLGGNFNAIGELTQHLQLSTVTIPSGSPVVGKRVSDIELPQSARLYAHGRGREPMTIPLPGTTIEEGDHVSLILEQEAIGEVRQALIGA; encoded by the coding sequence ATGCGATTTGTTATCGTTGGCTACGGTCGGGTCGGGTCGCGGACGGCCCGCATCCTGATGGAGGAGGGTCACGACGTCGTCATCGTCGAGAACGTCCACGAGAAGGTCGAGCGTGCGAGCGAGGCCGGATTCGAGGTCATCGAGGGCGACGGCAGCAACGAGACGGTCTTGGAGAAGGCGGACCTCGACAGTGCGGACGCCATCGGCGGGCTGACCGGCGACCCCAACATCAACTTCGCGGCCTGTATGATCGGCAAGGAACACGGCTGTCGGTCGGTGCTCCGCATCGACGAGGACTACCGCAAGGAGATCTACGAACAGTACGCCGAGGACGTCGACGAGATCATCTACCCCGAACGGCTGGGCGCGGCGGGCGCGAAGACGGCACTCTTGGGTGGCAACTTCAACGCCATCGGCGAGCTGACCCAGCATCTCCAGCTATCGACGGTGACCATCCCGTCGGGGTCGCCCGTCGTCGGCAAGCGGGTCAGCGACATCGAGTTGCCCCAGAGCGCGCGGCTCTACGCCCACGGCCGGGGCCGCGAGCCGATGACGATTCCGTTGCCGGGGACGACCATCGAGGAGGGCGACCACGTTTCGCTCATCCTCGAACAGGAGGCCATCGGTGAGGTGCGGCAGGCACTCATCGGTGCGTGA
- a CDS encoding dihydrodipicolinate synthase family protein, with product MHGIGPPLVTPFTEDGDVDDAALRDLVGWVEARGVDFLVPCGSNSEAELMTADERARVVETVVDEASVPVLAGTGHPGRRETLQQTERAADAGADAALVITPFYYHHTHDALEAYYESVADESPLPVYLYSVPAYTDVALDPELVGRLSTHGNVHGMKDSSGSIDAFVRSKRATAEEDFDLLVGSGGVLAPALDAGGAGGVLALANVAPEAAAEVFRLHRAGDDDAARALNAELVELNRAVTAEYSVPGLKAAMRARGAPAGHVRSPHQPVGAETREELESLVDRLETLVSGF from the coding sequence ATGCACGGCATCGGCCCACCCCTCGTGACACCGTTCACCGAAGACGGCGACGTCGACGACGCCGCCCTCCGCGACCTCGTCGGCTGGGTCGAGGCGCGCGGCGTCGACTTCCTCGTCCCCTGCGGCTCCAACAGCGAAGCCGAACTGATGACCGCCGACGAACGCGCCCGCGTCGTCGAGACCGTCGTCGACGAAGCCTCCGTCCCCGTCCTCGCGGGTACGGGCCATCCGGGCCGTCGCGAGACGCTCCAGCAGACGGAGCGCGCCGCCGACGCCGGTGCCGACGCCGCCCTCGTCATCACGCCGTTCTACTACCACCACACCCACGACGCGCTCGAAGCCTACTACGAGAGCGTCGCCGACGAGTCGCCGCTGCCGGTCTATCTCTACAGCGTCCCCGCCTACACCGACGTCGCGCTCGACCCCGAGCTCGTCGGACGGCTCTCGACACACGGCAACGTCCACGGCATGAAGGATTCCAGCGGGAGCATCGACGCGTTCGTCCGCAGCAAGCGCGCGACGGCCGAGGAGGATTTCGATCTCCTCGTCGGCAGCGGCGGCGTCCTCGCACCCGCACTCGACGCCGGTGGGGCGGGCGGGGTGCTCGCGCTCGCCAACGTTGCCCCCGAGGCCGCGGCGGAGGTCTTCCGTCTGCACCGCGCCGGCGACGACGACGCGGCCCGCGCACTCAACGCCGAGTTGGTCGAGCTGAACCGCGCAGTCACCGCCGAATACAGCGTGCCGGGACTGAAGGCGGCGATGCGGGCGAGAGGCGCGCCCGCCGGACACGTGCGCAGCCCACACCAGCCGGTCGGCGCGGAAACGAGAGAGGAGCTCGAATCGCTCGTCGACCGACTGGAGACGCTCGTCTCGGGCTTTTAA
- a CDS encoding TOBE domain-containing protein: protein MDAGVEARLHAGDVTFGTDDATLLGAIRDHGSVSAAASELGRSRPRALSRLEALESAFGPLVERRRGGSGGGGSQLTDGACELLARFDRLRAALSGTAQVAETVFEGTVTERTGELALVETPAGTLRALVAGADTDADAGVTVQVSVRADAVTLHAPDDAPDEGATSARNRFSGTVASLDRGEAVARVGLDVGTETPLTALVTVESVERLALAVGDRVVASFKATATRATVI, encoded by the coding sequence ATGGACGCCGGAGTCGAGGCACGGCTACACGCTGGCGACGTGACGTTCGGAACCGACGACGCGACGCTTCTGGGAGCCATCCGCGACCACGGCTCGGTCAGTGCCGCCGCGTCGGAGCTGGGCCGCTCGCGACCGCGCGCGCTCTCCCGGCTCGAAGCGCTGGAGTCGGCGTTCGGGCCCCTCGTCGAACGTCGCCGGGGCGGTTCGGGCGGCGGCGGCAGCCAGCTGACCGACGGAGCCTGCGAGCTTCTGGCGCGTTTCGACCGGCTCCGGGCCGCGCTCTCGGGGACGGCACAGGTCGCCGAGACGGTGTTCGAGGGCACCGTCACGGAGCGGACGGGCGAACTCGCGCTCGTCGAGACTCCCGCCGGGACGCTTCGCGCGCTCGTCGCTGGCGCGGACACTGACGCGGACGCGGGCGTGACGGTTCAGGTGAGCGTCCGCGCCGACGCGGTGACGCTGCACGCGCCCGACGACGCACCCGACGAGGGTGCCACGAGTGCCCGAAACCGCTTTTCCGGCACTGTCGCCAGCCTCGACCGCGGCGAGGCGGTCGCCCGCGTCGGTCTCGACGTCGGGACGGAGACGCCGCTCACGGCACTCGTGACCGTCGAGAGCGTCGAACGGCTCGCGCTCGCCGTCGGCGACAGGGTCGTCGCCTCGTTCAAGGCGACGGCGACGCGGGCGACTGTGATTTAA
- a CDS encoding ABC transporter permease gives MSTGTGNASVVGGTFGRSAVVLAVLTVQLVAFATAVVVGQPTLYVAFALASAAALAVGTGGGWQAVLAVVAATLVLVGLLSVVGSLWLLVLGPPLLTLAVGLTGHEWTGVAAATLGTVLLVALGVPLGLFLARQDLALVAGAAADPAVREMLVLTVYAPLLAALAALVFGVPLAYLLREGFAGQALVESLVDLPLVVPHSVAGIVVLFGFGRGAAFPDVRVLGTLTGIVLALTFVSVPFAVNAAREAFETVDTRLEYAARAHGASRLSAFLRVTLPLSARGVLTGGVLAWARAVSEFGAVAVVAYTVRDYVSPVTLRETTTQHAPVFIYNTYTSQGLPESGAVATLLLGLSAGIFLLVRWLAYDDGGIL, from the coding sequence ATGAGTACGGGCACCGGAAACGCGTCGGTCGTCGGCGGGACGTTCGGCCGCAGTGCGGTCGTCCTCGCCGTGTTGACCGTCCAGCTCGTCGCCTTCGCGACCGCGGTGGTGGTCGGCCAGCCGACGCTCTACGTCGCCTTCGCACTCGCCAGCGCCGCCGCCCTCGCCGTCGGCACCGGCGGCGGGTGGCAGGCGGTCCTCGCCGTCGTCGCCGCGACGCTCGTCCTCGTCGGTCTCCTCTCGGTCGTCGGCAGCCTCTGGCTGCTCGTGCTCGGCCCGCCGCTGTTGACGCTCGCGGTCGGCCTGACGGGCCACGAGTGGACCGGCGTCGCCGCCGCGACGCTCGGAACCGTCCTCCTCGTCGCCCTCGGCGTCCCGCTCGGTCTCTTTCTCGCCCGACAGGACCTCGCGCTCGTCGCGGGCGCGGCCGCCGATCCGGCGGTCCGCGAGATGCTCGTGCTGACCGTCTACGCGCCCTTGCTCGCCGCGCTCGCCGCGCTCGTCTTCGGCGTCCCGCTCGCGTATCTCCTCCGTGAGGGCTTCGCGGGGCAAGCACTCGTCGAGAGCCTCGTCGACCTGCCGCTCGTCGTCCCCCACTCCGTCGCGGGCATCGTCGTCCTGTTCGGCTTCGGCCGCGGCGCGGCGTTCCCGGACGTCCGCGTGCTCGGGACGCTGACCGGCATCGTCCTCGCGCTGACGTTCGTCAGCGTCCCCTTCGCGGTCAACGCCGCCCGCGAGGCCTTCGAGACGGTCGACACCCGACTGGAGTACGCCGCCCGCGCGCACGGCGCGAGTCGGCTCTCCGCGTTCCTCAGGGTCACCCTCCCACTGTCGGCCCGCGGGGTCCTGACCGGCGGCGTGCTGGCGTGGGCGCGGGCCGTCTCGGAGTTCGGTGCCGTCGCCGTCGTCGCCTACACCGTCCGCGACTACGTCTCGCCCGTGACCCTCCGCGAGACGACGACCCAACACGCCCCGGTGTTCATCTACAACACCTACACAAGCCAGGGGCTGCCCGAGAGCGGGGCCGTCGCGACGCTCCTGCTCGGTCTCTCGGCGGGCATCTTCCTGCTCGTCCGGTGGCTCGCCTACGACGACGGAGGGATACTGTGA